One Thalassotalea atypica DNA window includes the following coding sequences:
- a CDS encoding chemotaxis protein CheW — MSDERRNANEVADTDEVLQWVTFKLETETYGINVMQVQEVLRYTEIAPVPGAPMYVLGIINLRGNVVTVIDTRSRFGLESTEVTDNTRIVIIEAEKQVIGILVDSVAEVVYLKASEIDVAPNVGNDESAKFIQGVSNREGELLILVDLNKLLSDEEWDELKQF; from the coding sequence ATGTCTGACGAAAGACGTAATGCAAACGAAGTAGCAGATACAGATGAAGTATTACAGTGGGTAACGTTTAAGTTAGAGACGGAAACCTACGGTATTAATGTAATGCAAGTACAAGAAGTATTGCGCTATACAGAAATAGCACCTGTGCCAGGCGCGCCGATGTATGTACTTGGTATTATCAATCTTCGCGGTAATGTCGTAACAGTTATTGATACGCGTTCAAGGTTTGGTCTCGAGTCAACGGAAGTGACCGATAATACAAGAATTGTGATTATTGAAGCTGAAAAGCAAGTGATTGGTATTTTAGTAGACAGCGTAGCTGAAGTTGTCTATTTGAAAGCATCAGAAATTGACGTAGCACCAAATGTTGGCAACGATGAAAGCGCTAAGTTTATTCAAGGCGTATCTAATCGCGAAGGCGAACTGTTGATATTAGTTGATCTTAATAAACTGTTGTCTGACGAAGAGTGGGATGAACTCAAGCAGTTTTAA
- a CDS encoding DUF2802 domain-containing protein translates to MQWLYSIQPHVAALLVVIILIFILFVRLKKISQQYSQLDISNQASELVLEDLQHHQQILEEKLNNLAKTVELKSQEDIQVSKQFEHRIKTVKKELSQMQTVIDQVKSQEPQDKLYSRAYKLAALGAGIEEIMTECELPKAEVEMLLSVYKPK, encoded by the coding sequence ATGCAGTGGTTATATTCAATACAGCCGCATGTGGCTGCACTTTTAGTCGTTATTATTTTGATTTTCATACTGTTTGTAAGATTAAAAAAAATATCACAGCAATATAGCCAGCTCGACATCAGTAACCAAGCAAGTGAGTTAGTCTTAGAAGATTTACAGCATCATCAACAAATACTTGAAGAAAAGTTAAATAATCTTGCAAAAACTGTTGAACTAAAATCACAAGAAGACATCCAAGTGTCAAAGCAATTTGAGCACAGAATAAAAACAGTAAAAAAAGAGCTTAGCCAAATGCAGACCGTGATTGATCAGGTAAAATCGCAAGAGCCTCAAGATAAGCTTTACAGTAGAGCATATAAATTGGCGGCATTAGGGGCTGGAATTGAAGAAATTATGACCGAATGCGAATTACCAAAAGCAGAAGTCGAAATGCTACTTTCTGTCTATAAGCCTAAATAA
- a CDS encoding MlaA family lipoprotein, translating to MTFSFPRLTKHSNFFFLIFTVLLVSGCSSTKHVESAESVESDPKDPLESINRPFWTFTWDYADKYVIKPSSEAYVNNVPDPLREGLYNMAMNLNEPSSAINNLLQGKFKDAGKSAGRFLLNSTIGLLGFYDPASDFEWSGTQEEFGEVLGSYGVGDGPYLVIPALGPSSVREEVGDFVDRYYWPLAIIDFWPNVARNLVIGLETRSQLADQEKILEEAVDPYEFVKNAYFQNMTYKVYDGNPPIEVDEEQEAEIDAYLDELDDEID from the coding sequence GTGACATTCTCGTTTCCACGCTTAACAAAGCATTCTAACTTTTTCTTTCTAATTTTTACTGTTTTACTTGTCTCTGGCTGCTCTTCCACAAAACATGTTGAGTCGGCTGAGTCTGTGGAATCTGATCCGAAAGATCCTCTTGAGTCAATTAATCGCCCATTTTGGACATTTACTTGGGACTATGCTGATAAATATGTCATCAAGCCAAGCTCAGAGGCCTATGTAAATAACGTGCCAGACCCGCTACGTGAAGGGCTTTACAATATGGCGATGAACTTGAATGAACCTTCATCGGCGATTAACAACTTACTGCAAGGTAAATTTAAAGATGCAGGAAAAAGTGCGGGTCGATTCTTGCTAAATTCAACCATAGGTTTATTAGGTTTTTATGATCCTGCCAGCGACTTTGAATGGTCAGGCACGCAAGAAGAGTTTGGCGAAGTATTGGGCAGTTATGGTGTAGGTGATGGTCCGTACTTAGTGATCCCGGCCTTAGGTCCTAGCTCGGTAAGAGAAGAAGTAGGTGATTTTGTCGATAGATATTATTGGCCATTAGCGATTATTGATTTTTGGCCCAACGTTGCCCGTAACCTAGTGATAGGACTAGAAACGCGCTCTCAGCTAGCAGATCAAGAAAAGATATTAGAAGAGGCAGTCGACCCCTATGAGTTTGTTAAAAATGCCTATTTTCAGAATATGACGTATAAAGTGTATGATGGAAATCCGCCGATAGAAGTCGATGAAGAACAAGAAGCGGAAATTGATGCTTACTTGGATGAACTTGATGATGAAATTGATTAG
- a CDS encoding SLBB domain-containing protein, with product MNKQFLNLLSILMVIVLSFTVNAAQIPSNITPQQIEQFKRLPEAQQRALAQSMGIDFNMIQMQMGTGGFGQKAAGPADQEVYPRGTEFDEFGNPVMDFGLEQKEEEEEDDGKPKPFGYDIFANAPQTFAPIMDIAAPENYIVGPGDGISIQIFGKENDERDLYVSRQGQLVIPKLGAFQVSGLTFAEVKKVLTHEIKSKILGVDVVITLAELKSIRVFIAGDAYKPGPYYLSALSSITHALFAAGGINEIGSLRNIQLKRSGKLVSTLDLYDLLINGDSSKDAMLKSGDVVFVAPVGDRVTVDGEVKRPAIYELNGQETFASVVKMAGGLLPSAYPSSTVVERFNKNNLRTIVNVDLADKKQLEKPVVAGDVVQVMKTSAQFDQSVTIVGAVSRPGKYQWSSGQRVSDLLPNIHSYMLEDADLNYSIIVREKDIGRNIEVLQFGLFNAISNPLSNDNIELQAQDKILVFSMHEKQNPDVITLDSLAMSEEDYALAKKEQAKLDYEDRMFWLEFGEIEPEVTIDEVDETLKLAEKSMEELIGGKVDEENGINEIGLFSRQRMLAPVIKKLQNQAAAGQPIQLIEVVGAVKYPGIYPLAKNNRVTSLLFASGGLLESAYLHKAEITRNHVEGHKAKKISIDVNLQKALENTPADNLDSQNILLRSKDRLNVHVIPAWQENHIVELRGEFLFPGKYTIQRGETLSQLINRAGGYTDFAYVQGSVFSREKLKQLELQNLIKLSESLRMEIASKSLSTQKGMDYNLVNKLLADLTRVAPVGRLVIDLDNIESKEHDILLDNGDILYVPTLNNSVNVIGQVQVATSHLFNKDMNAYDYVTLSGGIRQQADIERLYVIKANGRVEIPEPNGWFASNESVKLSPGDTVVVPLDSEYMDSLKLWATGTQIIYQAAVAIAAIAGI from the coding sequence ATGAACAAACAGTTTTTAAATTTACTATCAATATTGATGGTAATCGTCTTATCTTTCACAGTAAATGCTGCACAGATCCCTAGCAACATTACCCCCCAACAAATTGAGCAATTTAAGAGATTGCCTGAAGCGCAGCAGCGTGCTTTGGCGCAAAGCATGGGCATTGACTTCAATATGATCCAAATGCAGATGGGAACTGGTGGATTTGGTCAAAAAGCTGCTGGTCCTGCTGATCAAGAAGTTTATCCTAGAGGAACTGAATTCGATGAGTTTGGTAATCCGGTAATGGACTTTGGTCTAGAGCAAAAAGAAGAAGAAGAAGAAGATGACGGCAAACCTAAACCCTTTGGTTATGACATCTTTGCTAACGCGCCGCAAACATTTGCGCCGATCATGGATATCGCAGCACCGGAAAACTATATTGTTGGTCCAGGCGATGGCATAAGTATTCAAATTTTTGGTAAGGAAAATGACGAGCGAGACTTATATGTTTCTCGTCAAGGGCAATTGGTTATTCCCAAACTTGGTGCGTTTCAAGTGTCGGGATTGACCTTTGCAGAAGTGAAAAAAGTTTTAACGCATGAAATAAAAAGTAAAATTCTAGGTGTTGATGTTGTAATTACCTTGGCCGAACTAAAATCGATTCGAGTTTTTATTGCCGGTGATGCCTACAAGCCAGGTCCATATTATTTAAGTGCGCTTTCAAGTATAACCCATGCCTTATTTGCAGCGGGTGGTATTAATGAAATTGGTTCACTTCGAAATATTCAGCTGAAAAGATCAGGTAAACTAGTTTCGACACTTGATTTATATGATTTGCTTATCAATGGCGATTCATCGAAAGACGCCATGCTTAAGTCGGGCGACGTAGTTTTTGTCGCGCCAGTAGGAGACCGAGTCACAGTAGATGGCGAGGTTAAAAGGCCGGCCATTTATGAATTGAATGGACAGGAAACTTTTGCATCCGTAGTTAAAATGGCAGGAGGACTCTTACCTTCAGCATATCCGTCGTCAACTGTTGTTGAACGATTTAATAAAAACAACCTACGTACTATTGTTAACGTCGATCTGGCTGATAAAAAACAGCTAGAAAAGCCGGTAGTTGCCGGTGATGTTGTTCAGGTAATGAAAACCTCTGCTCAATTTGATCAATCAGTGACGATAGTAGGGGCTGTATCTAGACCTGGTAAATACCAATGGTCTAGCGGGCAACGCGTAAGTGATTTACTCCCTAATATTCACTCTTATATGCTTGAAGATGCTGACTTAAATTACAGCATTATAGTGAGAGAAAAAGATATTGGTCGCAACATTGAAGTTCTGCAGTTTGGTTTGTTTAATGCTATATCAAACCCACTTTCTAACGACAATATCGAACTGCAAGCGCAAGATAAAATCTTGGTTTTCTCAATGCATGAGAAGCAAAACCCAGATGTCATCACTTTAGACTCTCTAGCGATGAGCGAAGAAGACTATGCACTTGCGAAAAAAGAGCAGGCAAAGCTAGATTATGAAGACAGAATGTTCTGGCTTGAATTTGGTGAAATTGAGCCTGAAGTTACAATCGATGAAGTGGATGAAACATTAAAACTTGCTGAAAAGTCTATGGAAGAGCTTATTGGCGGGAAAGTAGATGAAGAGAATGGCATAAATGAAATTGGCTTATTCTCACGTCAACGTATGTTAGCTCCGGTAATTAAAAAATTACAAAATCAAGCCGCGGCAGGGCAACCTATCCAACTAATTGAAGTGGTAGGTGCAGTTAAATATCCTGGAATATATCCGTTAGCGAAAAACAATCGAGTGACTAGTTTATTATTCGCATCTGGAGGATTACTTGAGTCAGCTTACTTACATAAAGCGGAAATTACTCGGAATCATGTAGAAGGGCATAAAGCGAAAAAAATTTCAATTGATGTAAATTTACAAAAAGCACTAGAAAACACGCCAGCAGATAATTTAGATTCTCAAAACATCTTATTACGAAGTAAAGATAGATTAAATGTTCATGTAATACCTGCATGGCAAGAAAATCACATTGTTGAGCTACGTGGTGAGTTTCTATTTCCAGGGAAATACACTATTCAGCGAGGAGAAACACTTAGCCAACTTATTAATCGAGCGGGTGGGTACACGGATTTCGCCTATGTTCAAGGTTCAGTGTTTAGTAGAGAAAAGCTCAAGCAATTAGAATTACAAAATTTAATTAAATTGTCAGAGAGCTTACGGATGGAAATCGCATCTAAAAGTTTATCTACTCAAAAAGGGATGGACTACAACCTTGTCAATAAGCTATTAGCCGATTTAACACGAGTTGCACCTGTTGGCCGTTTAGTTATTGACCTTGATAATATTGAGTCAAAAGAACATGATATTTTGTTGGACAATGGTGACATCCTTTATGTGCCGACGTTAAACAATTCAGTCAATGTCATTGGGCAAGTTCAAGTGGCGACTTCTCATTTATTTAATAAAGATATGAACGCTTATGATTATGTCACTTTAAGCGGTGGTATTAGGCAACAAGCGGACATTGAAAGGCTATATGTTATTAAGGCTAATGGTCGAGTTGAGATCCCTGAGCCAAATGGCTGGTTTGCCAGCAATGAAAGTGTGAAATTAAGTCCTGGAGATACAGTTGTTGTACCTCTTGATTCAGAATATATGGATAGCTTGAAGTTGTGGGCTACAGGCACACAAATTATCTATCAAGCCGCTGTAGCTATTGCAGCTATTGCAGGGATTTAG
- the wecA gene encoding UDP-N-acetylglucosamine--undecaprenyl-phosphate N-acetylglucosaminephosphotransferase produces MIFNLVALFVAFASSVLTIKILLPLAPHVGLVDLPNERKRHDGAIPLIGGISIFTGVLIASTLFVSQSQIINLYLISSALIVFIGTLDDIYDLSVVSRIVFQGIVASILVFGAGKYISDFGSLLGGDSLNIGTYGMIFTIVAVITAINAFNMVDGIDGLAGSMSIITIASIAILTILNNPSSDILLPMLIVVSTIPYLFYNVSTRNPRGKKIFMGDAGSMYMGLTVIWLLTLGSQAPSGEISAFRPVTALWLIAVPLMDMFAIMYRRISKGESPFKADNGHLHHICLSVGMTSRQALWFISALAILFAVIGIAGDFYKIAEWKMLLGFIALFATYTRVLLRFCVIKPKIKTEHIA; encoded by the coding sequence ATGATATTTAACCTTGTAGCGTTATTTGTTGCATTTGCTTCTTCTGTTCTCACGATCAAAATATTGCTCCCTTTGGCACCGCATGTCGGACTTGTCGATTTACCTAACGAAAGAAAACGTCACGACGGTGCTATTCCGCTGATTGGTGGCATATCAATATTCACAGGTGTGCTTATTGCCTCTACTTTGTTTGTGTCGCAAAGCCAGATCATAAACCTGTATTTAATCTCTTCTGCACTCATTGTTTTTATTGGAACGCTTGACGATATTTACGATCTAAGTGTTGTTTCGCGAATAGTGTTTCAGGGGATAGTTGCCTCAATTCTTGTTTTTGGTGCAGGCAAATATATTAGTGATTTTGGCAGCTTGCTCGGTGGTGACTCGTTAAATATAGGAACTTACGGCATGATTTTTACGATTGTTGCTGTAATTACTGCCATCAATGCGTTTAATATGGTTGATGGAATCGACGGACTCGCAGGCTCAATGAGTATCATTACTATAGCGTCAATTGCTATTTTAACAATACTTAATAATCCAAGTTCAGATATTTTGTTGCCGATGCTGATTGTCGTCTCAACCATCCCATATTTGTTTTATAACGTTAGCACTAGAAACCCAAGAGGGAAAAAAATCTTCATGGGGGATGCTGGCAGCATGTACATGGGATTAACTGTTATTTGGCTACTTACCTTAGGCTCTCAGGCGCCTAGTGGTGAAATATCGGCGTTTCGCCCTGTCACTGCATTATGGTTAATTGCTGTGCCGTTGATGGATATGTTTGCCATCATGTATCGACGTATTAGTAAAGGCGAATCACCATTCAAAGCTGATAATGGTCATCTGCATCATATTTGCCTGAGTGTTGGCATGACATCTAGGCAAGCGTTATGGTTTATCAGTGCATTAGCAATTCTATTTGCTGTCATTGGTATTGCAGGGGATTTCTATAAAATTGCAGAATGGAAAATGCTACTTGGCTTCATTGCTTTATTCGCTACATATACAAGAGTGTTGCTACGATTTTGTGTGATTAAACCTAAAATAAAAACAGAGCATATCGCTTAA
- the gspG gene encoding type II secretion system major pseudopilin GspG, producing the protein MRKNKGFSLMELMIVLIILGLLGSLVAPKLFSKVSSSKKKTAIAQMQMFETAIDTYRLDIGNVPASLEELRKSEHPSWDGPYLPKSIPLDPWGQQYVYTVPGQNGMPYSMMSYGLDGKVGGTDESEDVIHQ; encoded by the coding sequence ATGAGAAAAAATAAAGGTTTCAGCTTGATGGAGCTGATGATTGTACTAATTATTTTGGGACTTTTGGGGTCATTAGTTGCACCGAAATTGTTTTCCAAAGTGAGCTCGTCGAAAAAGAAAACCGCAATAGCTCAAATGCAAATGTTTGAAACTGCAATAGATACCTACCGTTTGGATATAGGTAATGTTCCTGCATCACTTGAAGAATTAAGAAAAAGTGAACACCCAAGTTGGGATGGTCCTTACCTTCCTAAATCAATTCCTTTAGATCCTTGGGGGCAACAATACGTTTATACTGTGCCCGGACAAAACGGTATGCCTTACAGCATGATGTCGTACGGGTTGGACGGCAAGGTAGGCGGAACTGATGAGAGTGAAGACGTAATTCACCAATGA
- a CDS encoding GspE/PulE family protein — protein MININQLLLEEFSVSQTDIDKASVYQNRNGGRLEQILVNMGCLTEDDLTSLFSQLLSLPLFNKDEWEDWNPEKLNNSDLNFLKLRNWLLLTQDENNWQLAAKDPLDIEVIEYLQKKDVEPQVLVANENDLQSFLYQIQSNESIIDSDEELSGDEEARLRELAQEAPTVNLLNTLITKALARGASDMHLEPYLGKFRVRYRIDGVLHEVDNLAPKMQLPITTRLKILSGMDIAEKRRPQDGKIEMRIANQELDIRVSALPLNEGESIVLRFLRKESIRYDMSVLGLSDDTQTLIQQDLAKTTGVILLTGPTGSGKTTTLYTFLNELNTEDVKIITLEDPVEYQLEGINQVQVNNEIGFDFAAGLRSIVRQDPDIIMVGEIRDAETARIALQSALTGHLVFSTVHTNDAASAYTRLLDLGVEEFLLNAALISVVAQRLARKLCQHCAKPAENANELIAKYQMETLREKSGLKEINVLEAVGCDKCNGSGYKGRIAVNEYLRSDDEIKLMPKNDQFISKAQAYNDSLNRRNLLKDGLYKVINGVTTVDEVLRVAG, from the coding sequence ATGATCAACATTAATCAATTACTGCTTGAGGAATTTAGTGTAAGTCAAACAGATATAGACAAGGCATCAGTTTACCAAAACCGAAACGGTGGTCGCTTAGAGCAAATTCTTGTCAATATGGGCTGTTTAACTGAAGATGATCTAACCTCACTTTTTAGCCAACTTTTATCTCTACCTTTATTTAATAAAGACGAATGGGAAGATTGGAATCCTGAAAAGTTAAATAATAGCGATTTAAACTTTCTCAAGTTAAGAAATTGGCTTTTACTTACTCAAGATGAAAATAACTGGCAGCTAGCAGCAAAAGATCCACTTGATATTGAAGTTATTGAGTATCTACAAAAAAAAGATGTTGAGCCTCAAGTACTTGTTGCTAATGAAAACGATCTGCAGTCATTTCTCTACCAAATTCAAAGCAATGAAAGCATTATTGACTCTGATGAAGAACTTTCAGGTGATGAAGAGGCACGTCTTCGCGAATTAGCGCAAGAAGCGCCAACGGTTAATTTACTTAATACCTTAATTACCAAAGCGCTGGCTAGAGGTGCATCAGATATGCACCTTGAACCATACTTAGGTAAGTTTCGAGTTCGTTACCGTATTGATGGTGTCTTACATGAAGTCGATAATCTCGCCCCTAAAATGCAGTTGCCAATTACCACACGGTTGAAAATACTGTCAGGTATGGATATCGCTGAAAAGCGCCGTCCACAAGATGGCAAGATAGAAATGCGTATTGCCAATCAGGAGCTGGATATTCGTGTCTCCGCATTACCGCTGAACGAAGGTGAAAGTATCGTTTTACGATTCTTAAGAAAAGAGTCAATTCGATATGATATGTCTGTATTAGGACTATCGGATGACACACAAACATTAATTCAACAAGACTTAGCGAAAACGACAGGTGTTATCTTATTAACGGGTCCTACTGGCTCTGGTAAAACAACCACACTTTACACTTTTTTGAATGAGCTCAATACCGAAGATGTTAAAATAATTACGCTAGAAGATCCTGTTGAGTATCAACTAGAAGGTATCAATCAAGTTCAAGTAAATAACGAAATTGGTTTTGATTTCGCAGCAGGTTTACGTTCAATAGTACGACAAGATCCTGACATTATCATGGTTGGTGAAATTCGTGACGCTGAAACTGCGCGTATTGCCTTACAATCTGCACTTACTGGTCATTTAGTTTTCTCTACAGTACACACCAATGATGCTGCCAGTGCATACACAAGGTTGCTTGATTTAGGTGTTGAAGAATTCTTATTAAATGCTGCACTTATTTCTGTGGTTGCACAGCGCCTTGCTCGAAAATTATGCCAACACTGTGCAAAACCTGCTGAAAACGCTAATGAACTGATAGCTAAGTATCAGATGGAAACGCTTCGTGAAAAATCAGGATTAAAAGAGATAAACGTATTAGAAGCGGTTGGCTGTGATAAATGTAACGGCTCAGGATACAAAGGCAGAATCGCGGTTAATGAATATTTACGAAGCGATGACGAAATAAAATTAATGCCGAAAAACGATCAATTTATCAGTAAAGCACAAGCTTACAATGATTCTTTAAATCGTAGAAATTTACTTAAAGATGGCTTATACAAAGTAATTAATGGTGTTACTACCGTTGATGAAGTATTGCGAGTAGCTGGCTAA
- a CDS encoding type II secretion system F family protein yields MDFEYKAVDAQGGRHQGFIEAIDKLEAQQKLMADGIHPLEITPLSSSKSIMSLFAKGVSLEELEFFTSQLSLLLESGVRVDKGIDIILQSNINPALNRLLAKISSSLKKGMSLSEAFAQHDDLFDPLYINLLKIGETSGNLPEVLNRLSDDLKFQKELKSQISQALTYPSVIMMVCIAAVYFVLTFIVPKMAGIFTDLSQAPWYTQMIIGVSDFFVENELFIVGGVVLGLISLSWAFKQPHIRSKMYIAAARLPGVGNVILTAERIRFASSMAMMLDAGLQLDTTLELTSNTLKHEDLKRDTKQALKQLKSGKQLSAVLSKTRIFPDFFLSIIKVGEETGTLPKVFKEVADRSRGDLDQVIKKLTTLLEPLMLVFMGGFVGGIVISMLMSMVSINDVPF; encoded by the coding sequence ATGGATTTTGAATATAAAGCAGTAGATGCGCAAGGCGGCAGGCATCAAGGCTTTATAGAGGCTATTGATAAGCTTGAAGCACAGCAAAAGCTTATGGCGGATGGTATTCATCCATTAGAAATTACACCGCTGTCTTCATCTAAGTCGATTATGAGCTTATTTGCTAAAGGCGTAAGTTTAGAAGAGTTAGAGTTTTTTACTTCGCAGTTGTCGCTTCTACTGGAAAGCGGTGTAAGGGTTGATAAGGGCATAGATATCATCTTGCAATCAAACATTAACCCCGCGCTTAACCGATTGCTCGCAAAAATTTCCTCTTCGCTTAAAAAGGGCATGTCTTTAAGCGAAGCCTTTGCACAACACGATGATTTATTCGATCCGCTGTATATCAACTTGCTAAAAATTGGAGAAACCTCAGGTAATTTGCCTGAAGTGCTCAACCGATTATCTGATGATCTAAAATTCCAAAAGGAATTGAAAAGCCAAATTTCGCAAGCGCTAACGTATCCGTCTGTGATCATGATGGTGTGTATCGCTGCTGTTTACTTTGTTCTAACCTTTATCGTACCAAAAATGGCAGGTATATTTACCGACCTCTCCCAAGCGCCATGGTATACCCAAATGATTATTGGTGTGAGTGACTTTTTTGTTGAAAATGAATTATTCATTGTCGGCGGAGTGGTACTTGGCTTGATATCATTAAGTTGGGCTTTCAAGCAACCTCATATTCGCAGTAAAATGTATATTGCAGCAGCACGTTTACCAGGGGTAGGGAATGTTATTCTAACTGCCGAGAGAATTCGTTTTGCTTCCTCGATGGCGATGATGCTTGATGCAGGGCTACAATTAGATACTACCTTAGAACTCACTTCAAATACGTTGAAACACGAAGACTTAAAGCGTGACACCAAGCAAGCACTGAAGCAGCTTAAATCAGGTAAACAATTAAGCGCTGTGCTTTCTAAAACACGTATATTCCCTGACTTCTTCTTGTCTATTATTAAAGTAGGTGAAGAAACAGGTACATTGCCGAAAGTGTTCAAAGAAGTTGCTGATCGAAGCAGAGGCGATTTGGATCAGGTCATTAAAAAATTAACAACCTTGTTAGAGCCATTAATGCTTGTATTTATGGGCGGTTTTGTTGGTGGCATCGTTATCTCAATGCTAATGAGCATGGTTTCAATCAATGATGTACCGTTCTAA
- a CDS encoding type II secretion system protein has protein sequence MMYRSKTSPTKQYLIKSTQGFSLIELMVVMAIMAVVMSLSGGLFQQSINQQERHVELEKVRQLFKQLTYKAYYQGNAHDVRLEENKLLVYIKNKPNLLGIYDEEPESFSISENEANSKELEALENEMVLVQEITFNQLLFVAQDFNVTTKGIVSPNLFSIFTGDNTRSFPLSSVFAIDE, from the coding sequence ATGATGTACCGTTCTAAAACTTCCCCCACTAAGCAGTACCTAATTAAATCTACCCAAGGATTTTCGCTGATCGAGTTAATGGTGGTTATGGCTATTATGGCCGTAGTCATGTCATTAAGTGGCGGTTTATTTCAACAAAGTATCAACCAGCAAGAGCGTCATGTAGAACTAGAAAAAGTGCGCCAATTATTCAAGCAGCTCACTTATAAAGCGTATTATCAAGGTAACGCACACGACGTGAGATTGGAAGAAAACAAACTCTTAGTGTATATAAAAAACAAACCTAACTTGCTAGGTATTTATGATGAAGAGCCAGAAAGTTTTAGCATAAGTGAAAACGAAGCCAACAGTAAGGAATTAGAAGCACTTGAAAATGAAATGGTTCTTGTGCAGGAAATTACCTTCAATCAGCTGCTGTTCGTCGCACAAGATTTTAATGTAACGACCAAAGGCATCGTATCTCCTAATTTATTTTCGATATTCACCGGTGACAATACCCGCAGCTTTCCCCTTTCTTCGGTGTTTGCAATTGATGAATAA
- a CDS encoding prepilin-type N-terminal cleavage/methylation domain-containing protein encodes MNKQQGFTLIEVLIAAVILFSALAIVADLYKASSFTANRITNKANFYQATTNVISTIKADIHQQVQERKLPEFTGQFSSGGIDYEWQAVRTSFKSRIRGADESFDPSPQFGLYEVKVSAKRGQSTSEPLTFKVATW; translated from the coding sequence ATGAATAAACAGCAAGGTTTTACCTTAATTGAAGTATTAATTGCTGCGGTTATTCTATTTTCAGCACTCGCAATTGTTGCTGATTTGTATAAAGCTTCAAGCTTTACCGCGAATAGAATCACAAATAAAGCCAACTTCTATCAAGCAACAACTAACGTAATTTCGACAATCAAAGCAGATATTCATCAACAAGTACAAGAACGAAAGTTACCAGAATTTACCGGTCAATTTTCATCGGGCGGAATTGATTATGAATGGCAAGCAGTGCGCACTTCCTTTAAATCTCGTATTAGAGGGGCCGATGAATCATTTGATCCTTCTCCGCAATTTGGCTTGTATGAAGTCAAAGTCTCGGCGAAACGTGGTCAAAGCACTTCTGAACCACTTACCTTTAAGGTTGCAACATGGTAA
- a CDS encoding PulJ/GspJ family protein, translating to MVTPRTKNSGFTLIELMLATSLLMMVLFSGYYAYSLYTQKWQKRVDTFWQGTQDGIAFDSINRMLASAMPYVIKNSQKKAEIYFKASSEEIEWVTASAIFSQDAALVNISVVQDGNLSKLIYKEKPMQNFVLINENQINTEAPEFWVYQVTLLSDIKTINFSFYGWQSFEEALMFVNEETNIDPRNQPERAWYSTHQPQIKRILPEQIQITVQQIAQLHEFNVQLPVATIYALMSHIRKDID from the coding sequence ATGGTAACGCCCAGAACAAAAAATAGTGGTTTCACCTTAATTGAACTCATGCTGGCTACATCGTTGCTTATGATGGTGCTATTTTCGGGTTATTACGCTTACAGTTTATATACGCAAAAATGGCAAAAACGAGTGGATACCTTTTGGCAAGGTACACAAGACGGAATTGCTTTTGACTCCATCAATAGAATGCTTGCTAGTGCAATGCCTTATGTGATTAAAAATAGTCAGAAAAAGGCAGAGATTTACTTCAAAGCAAGTAGTGAAGAAATAGAGTGGGTTACGGCTTCTGCTATTTTTTCTCAAGATGCTGCATTAGTTAACATCAGTGTTGTTCAAGATGGAAATCTTAGTAAGCTGATTTATAAAGAAAAGCCGATGCAAAATTTTGTGTTAATAAACGAGAATCAAATTAACACTGAAGCACCGGAATTCTGGGTCTACCAAGTGACCCTGTTATCAGATATAAAGACAATCAATTTTAGTTTTTACGGTTGGCAGTCATTTGAAGAAGCACTGATGTTTGTCAATGAAGAAACCAATATTGACCCTCGTAATCAGCCTGAAAGAGCCTGGTACTCAACTCATCAACCACAAATTAAAAGAATTCTGCCAGAGCAAATACAAATAACAGTGCAGCAGATTGCTCAGTTACATGAATTTAATGTCCAACTGCCTGTGGCTACTATTTATGCGTTAATGTCACATATCAGAAAGGATATAGACTAA